AGGCGATCTTGATCTAACAGAAAAGCCACCTGCGGGCTGACGGCAACCCCTAAGACGCACAGCAACAAGCCAAACAGGATATAAGGGGTGCGCCGATAGCCTCCAATCGGATGGCGATCCGAAAAAGAACCAATCCAGACCTGGATGGGTGAGAACAGGTATGGCAAAATCGCCAGTATAGCAACCAGCGTTGCCGAGACTGCCATCTCTTTGATCAGAACACGGTTCAACGTGCTGTTGATCGGCACTAAGGTAATTGCCACCGCAACATGGATTAATCCTAATTGCAGTCGTTTTCGCAACATCGCACACTCCTTGCTGATCCTGCCAAAATTCCGCCCTACTTTATCAGAATACTCAGCCCTTTGTCAATGTAGATTTATATAGAATTTTATAAGAATCAGGTAAACAGCCAGGAAAGCAAAGGTCTCTTTTAAGCTGTCCGATCGAACAGGGCTGGCTTCTGGGTTGTTTGGACAGGCATAGGTGGCTACGCTCCATCCGGGCGATCTGGGAATTGAATACGGTAGGGATGTAAGGGAAGTGGAATGCCGGCAACCATCCAGAACACCTGATCGGCAATCGCTGCCAGGCGCTGGTTGGCAATCCCCAAAGCGTCCCGATACACCCGTCCAAGCGGATAGGGCGGCACCAGGCCCATACCCACCTCATTCGAGACAATGATCCACCGGGCGCTGTCCTGTTCAATGAGCGCCAGCAAGGCTTCGAGTTCATGGTCAACAGCCGCCAACGCTCTTTCGGCGTCCACTTCCTCGCCCGGACATTCGCTCAGGATGACATTACTGACCAGCAAGGTCAGACAATCCAACAAGACGACAGATGGTCTAAAGCCGCTCTGGCGATAACCCTGCGCTACTGCAAGGGGGAGTTCCAGGGTATGCCAATGCGCAGGACGCTCACGGCGGTGTTTTGCCACCCGCTGCTCCATCTCGGAGTCCAGAGCCTGGGCAGTAGCGATGTAAACCACCAGACCCTCCGAGTCACCTGCCAGGGCTTGAGCAAAGCGAGATTTGCCGCTGCGCGCCCCACCCAGCACAAGGGTTAATTTTGTCAAGAGAGCACCTCCATCATCCCAATTTTACCCGGAAGTGGAGACGGCGCATGTCTGGTTTCCCCCAACGATCGGACAGGGTTTATTTTTCAACTTCACCTGCTTCTAAAGGGTAACAAGGCAAGGAGAGTTGTCTTAATAAAAACATCCGCCTAACAGGATTGTTTGTCCAGATTACAAAATTGTTAATAAATTCTCCGCATTTTCCTCCTAAAATCTAAGTCATAAACAATTTCTTTTTAATGAGTGGTGTCAATGAGGATAAATTTCCCTGTCAAAGAACCTTCCTCGGTTATTTCACGATTTTTCTCCCTGCTCGCTATCGGGGTAATGGTTTATTATCTGTGGTGGCGAGCTACTCAAACCCTGAATCCTGAGGCAATCGTTTTTTCCTGGGTATTATGGGCAGCCGAAGCGTTTGGCGTGTTGAACTTCATCCTGTTCTCGTGGATGACGTGGAACATTGCCCCAACGCGACCTTACCGACCACCGAAACCCGGCTTAACGGTAGATATTTTCATTCCAACCTATAACGAAGACCTTGAAATCCTCGAGGCAACGCTTAGCGGTTGTCGTCTCATCACGTATCCTCACACAACGTATGTTTTAGATGATGGACGACGCCCCGCAGTCCAGGAGTTAGCCCGGCGTATGGGGTGCGAATACATCACCCGCCCGAATAACCAACACGCCAAAGCCGGCAATATCAATTACGCTCTGGCGCAAACAAAGGGCGAATTTATTGTCGTGCTGGATGCTGATATGATCCCCAAGCCACACTTCCTCGAGCGCACGTTGGGTTATTTCGAAGATGAAAAGCTGGCTTTTGTTCAACTCCCGCAAGAGTTCTATAACACCGACTCGATTCAGCACGACCAGAGATCAACCGTGTGGCATGAGCAATCGCTGTTCTTCCGCGTCATCCAACCCGGTAAGAATTATTCGAATAGCGCCTTCTGGTGTGGAAGTCCCTCTGTATTGCGCCGCAAAGCCCTGGAAGACGTTGGTGGAGTCGCCACAGAAACAATCACCGAAGACATTCACACTTCGGTCAGACTGCACAGCCGCGGCTGGTCATCCTACTTCGTTCGGGAACCTCTGGCGTTTGGCATTGCGCCTCAAACGGTTCAGGCATACCTGCTGCAACGCCTGCGCTGGGCGCAAGGCACAATGCAGTTATACCGAAGCAAGGAAAGTCCGCTCTGGATTCGAGGATTGTCACTGCGCCAGCGCGTGTCTTATTTCGCCAGCTTTCTGGCGTACGTTGAGTCGCTCCAAAAATTCGCCTTTATCCTGATTCCGATCTGGATCATGCTGTTCAATGTTCTACCCATGCAAGTGGAAATGAAAACATTCTTTTTGCATTGGGTGCCCTACTTTGCCCTGAATGTGCTCGCCAATCAGATCAACGGGCGAGGGGTTTTCCGGTATTTCAAGAGCGAGATTTTCAGTTTCTTGAGAATGGTTGTCTTTTTGCAGTCTTATCTGGTTTTGATCTTCCGCAAGCCGTTGAAGTTCAAGGTTACGCCGAAGAGCGTCGA
This genomic interval from Anaerolineae bacterium contains the following:
- a CDS encoding Cellulose synthase (UDP-forming), translating into MVYYLWWRATQTLNPEAIVFSWVLWAAEAFGVLNFILFSWMTWNIAPTRPYRPPKPGLTVDIFIPTYNEDLEILEATLSGCRLITYPHTTYVLDDGRRPAVQELARRMGCEYITRPNNQHAKAGNINYALAQTKGEFIVVLDADMIPKPHFLERTLGYFEDEKLAFVQLPQEFYNTDSIQHDQRSTVWHEQSLFFRVIQPGKNYSNSAFWCGSPSVLRRKALEDVGGVATETITEDIHTSVRLHSRGWSSYFVREPLAFGIAPQTVQAYLLQRLRWAQGTMQLYRSKESPLWIRGLSLRQRVSYFASFLAYVESLQKFAFILIPIWIMLFNVLPMQVEMKTFFLHWVPYFALNVLANQINGRGVFRYFKSEIFSFLRMVVFLQSYLVLIFRKPLKFKVTPKSVDSSVAAQERRAVRTHQAIIALILISMVICLIQIYLTRSFPFPTLALFFVLFWSFYNAMVILFGVLEVWKRQHHRKHYRFQVNFPALLQSCTFNQPIQARLTNLSLSGARLVCRSAIPSECSDFSLNFRTDRYAQISVPIRKIVYQRRLLNGRFEVGLWFGEVEGETRRQLFEVLFVDLPHVEYICDSVPVWRRLLNELADFTDTSFYPLRRNRRGAQ
- a CDS encoding Adenosylcobinamide-phosphate guanylyltransferase, which translates into the protein MTKLTLVLGGARSGKSRFAQALAGDSEGLVVYIATAQALDSEMEQRVAKHRRERPAHWHTLELPLAVAQGYRQSGFRPSVVLLDCLTLLVSNVILSECPGEEVDAERALAAVDHELEALLALIEQDSARWIIVSNEVGMGLVPPYPLGRVYRDALGIANQRLAAIADQVFWMVAGIPLPLHPYRIQFPDRPDGA